A region from the Candidatus Gracilibacteria bacterium genome encodes:
- a CDS encoding deoxyguanosinetriphosphate triphosphohydrolase: MIFDRDRQFQHEALLLAPYGIKSQFSRGREHSEPDDPMRTPFQKDRDRIIHSRAFRRLKMKTQVFVAHYGDHYRTRLTHSMEVAQISRDVARALGLNEDLAETIALAHDLGHTPFGHAGEETLNQLLQPFGLRFEHNEQSRRIVEKLECVYPNFCGLNLTFEVRQGLMKHQTPWDQNHKEFKGASLEAAVVNLADEIAYTNHDVDDGLRSGILKERDLEPLGLWQNATELVFNHYGRISDPSIRWSRLVSQMIGVMIQDLIAHSSQKIDSAHLKSPEDVYRSSESWISFSPKQAQFNREMQSFLMQNLYFHPRVLKRSQDGQKILEKLFKTYHKNPGKLPLEAQLLIRSGEKPEIVIKDYIAGMTDEFAKKSLKEM, translated from the coding sequence ATGATTTTCGATCGAGACCGCCAGTTCCAACACGAAGCCCTTTTATTGGCTCCTTACGGGATAAAAAGCCAGTTTTCCCGTGGACGCGAACACTCCGAGCCGGACGATCCGATGCGCACCCCGTTCCAAAAAGACCGCGACCGCATCATCCATTCTCGTGCGTTTCGCCGACTTAAAATGAAAACTCAAGTGTTTGTGGCCCACTATGGCGACCATTATCGAACCCGCCTCACCCACAGTATGGAAGTGGCGCAAATCAGTCGCGATGTGGCGCGCGCACTGGGTCTCAACGAAGATCTTGCCGAAACCATTGCCCTGGCACACGACCTTGGCCACACCCCTTTCGGGCATGCGGGAGAAGAAACCCTCAATCAATTGCTTCAGCCTTTCGGCCTGCGTTTTGAACACAATGAACAAAGTCGCCGTATCGTTGAAAAACTCGAATGCGTGTATCCGAATTTTTGCGGACTCAATCTCACGTTTGAGGTGCGACAAGGCCTCATGAAACACCAAACACCGTGGGACCAAAATCACAAAGAATTCAAAGGCGCGAGCCTCGAGGCGGCGGTCGTGAACCTCGCGGACGAAATCGCGTACACCAATCATGACGTGGACGATGGCCTGCGTTCCGGAATTTTAAAAGAACGTGACCTTGAACCGCTTGGGCTCTGGCAAAACGCCACTGAATTGGTTTTTAATCATTATGGAAGAATTTCCGACCCTTCGATCCGTTGGTCTCGCCTTGTGAGCCAAATGATCGGAGTCATGATTCAAGATCTTATCGCTCATTCATCCCAAAAAATCGACTCCGCACATTTAAAATCTCCGGAGGATGTTTATCGCAGTTCCGAATCGTGGATTTCTTTCAGCCCTAAACAAGCTCAGTTTAATCGAGAGATGCAATCGTTTTTAATGCAAAATCTTTATTTTCATCCTCGGGTTTTAAAACGTTCGCAAGACGGCCAAAAAATCCTCGAAAAATTATTTAAAACGTATCACAAAAATCCCGGAAAACTCCCGCTTGAAGCGCAACTTCTCATCCGATCCGGTGAAAAGCCGGAAATTGTGATTAAGGATTATATCGCCGGCATGACGGATGAGTTCGCAAAAAAATCATTGAAGGAAATGTAA